A part of Melittangium boletus DSM 14713 genomic DNA contains:
- a CDS encoding hemolysin family protein yields the protein MLVFANGIFAGAELALISIRKTRLQELIDQGSGAAGSVKALRDNPERFLATVQIGITVVGSTAAAFGGASIAQRLSAPLQGLGLPPERAEGVAFALVVGLVSYLSLVLGELVPKSLALRYSERYALIIGPPLRGLSRLMKPVVWLLTFSSNLVLRLFGDKTSFTESRLSPEELQQLVEEAARSGGLHPRSGEIASRAFDLADLLVTDVMVPRTRVVALRRHSSPQEVQRMLLEEGHSRMPVYEGSIDHIIGYVVAKDLLSFALEQQLILLEDVLRPAYFVPEAMRALDVLHQMQVRRIQLAIVVDEQGGLAGVVTMKDLVEELVGTIASEHETPPDSIRHEPEGTLVVEATLPIRELNRALEWVELPEGDTWTTVGGLCTSLAGAIPTTGARFTLADGTVLEVVEASARRVKQVRIHPGPRSPETQPPG from the coding sequence CGCGGAACTGGCGCTCATCTCGATTCGCAAGACCCGGCTCCAGGAGCTGATCGATCAGGGCAGCGGCGCCGCGGGCTCGGTCAAGGCGCTCCGGGACAACCCCGAGCGATTCCTCGCCACGGTGCAGATCGGCATCACCGTCGTGGGCTCCACGGCGGCGGCCTTCGGCGGCGCGTCCATCGCCCAGCGCCTGAGCGCTCCCCTCCAGGGACTCGGACTGCCGCCGGAGCGCGCCGAGGGCGTGGCCTTCGCGCTGGTGGTGGGGCTCGTGTCCTACCTCTCCCTGGTGCTGGGAGAGCTGGTGCCCAAGTCGCTCGCCCTGCGCTACTCCGAGCGCTACGCCCTGATCATCGGTCCTCCCTTGAGGGGCCTGTCACGGTTGATGAAGCCCGTGGTGTGGCTGCTCACGTTCAGCTCCAACCTGGTGCTGCGCCTCTTCGGGGACAAGACGTCGTTCACCGAGTCCCGCCTGTCGCCCGAGGAGCTCCAGCAGCTCGTCGAGGAAGCGGCCCGCAGCGGCGGCCTCCATCCGCGCAGCGGGGAGATCGCCTCGCGCGCGTTCGACCTGGCGGACCTGTTGGTGACGGACGTGATGGTGCCCCGCACCCGCGTGGTGGCGCTGCGGCGGCACTCCTCTCCCCAGGAAGTCCAGCGGATGCTCCTGGAGGAGGGCCACAGCCGCATGCCCGTCTACGAGGGCAGCATCGATCACATCATCGGGTACGTGGTGGCCAAGGATCTGCTGTCGTTCGCGTTGGAGCAGCAGCTCATCCTGTTGGAGGACGTGCTGCGCCCCGCCTACTTCGTGCCCGAGGCCATGCGCGCCCTGGACGTGCTCCATCAGATGCAGGTGCGGCGGATCCAACTGGCCATCGTCGTGGACGAGCAGGGCGGGCTCGCGGGGGTCGTCACCATGAAGGACCTGGTGGAGGAGCTGGTGGGCACCATCGCGAGCGAGCACGAGACCCCACCCGACTCCATCCGGCACGAGCCCGAGGGCACCCTGGTCGTCGAGGCGACCCTGCCCATCCGGGAACTCAACCGGGCCCTCGAGTGGGTGGAACTGCCCGAGGGTGACACCTGGACCACCGTGGGCGGCCTGTGCACGTCCCTGGCCGGCGCCATTCCCACCACCGGAGCGCGCTTCACCCTGGCCGACGGCACCGTGCTCGAGGTCGTGGAGGCCTCGGCGCGCCGGGTGAAGCAGGTCCGCATCCACCCCGGACCCCGCTCGCCGGAAACCCAGCCCCCGGGGTGA